GTGTAATATGGGCTTGTGTAATGTGATGGGATATTCCGCGGAGCTTTGGTATGTTCTTAAAACGTTTACAGTGACGTGAGACATGAGGCGTGTCTCATCAAGTACAGTGTGAacgatactgtacgtgtAGCCAAAGAGATAACTTGTACATCAGGAGACTGAGAAAAGCAGTGCCATTGTGAACACTTCCGCCACTTCCGTCACTTCTTGTCTCGTTGCGCCCTTGGATCACTTGTACCGCAGTATGTACGAATGCACCCTATCAGGCactactacttgtagacgCACATAATTATTGTATCTCATGGTCTTGGACGTAATTCGAATATATAAGCAGTTTGAAAATAATAGCCACGACTTACATGTCGCCTGATTGGACACACATCCCCAATACCTTCTACTACACGACATAttgaagtacttgtatacagTATGACATGCTTGGACAACttcgtacagtagttactgtatgtacactgCACTCTGGATATGTACAACATACGATATATACTTGGCTTcagaagtacgagtacaagtactgtgCATTTGACGGCTACGTCGTGGATATTTCCGACCTCATCATCTTTCATAGCTTCTCTCTCAGGGATATGTCTACCTTGGACTACAATACATCACTACGCACTCGCTTCCTCTTACTCTCTCATATATTCATAGCTGTTAAATAAAACTCATTTGGTTAAAGCAATCGGTGCTCTACTCAACCTGAGGAACAGGGGCGACCTGGacggtctcctcctcatcgtcagagtcagagtcagagtcggAGTCGGAGTCGGAGTCAGAGTCGGAATCGGAAtcggactcctcctcaaccttgTCCTCAGACTTGTCCTCaggcttctcctgctcctcaggCTGAGGTCGACCAGGGAAGAATCGGCCGCCATGAATTTCGGCCACCTTGTGCTCGCCGTTGGGGAGAATGTAGTGGACTCGGACGGTCTGcatctgcttcttgtcctcgtcACAGGGCATGTTGCCAGGTCGCATCATGCCGTGAGGTCGGCCTCGCATCATACCGTGGTGTTTGCCATGTCGGTCGCCAGCAGGCATCATCTGGTTGTTGCCATGGTGCTCGCCGTGGTGCTCGCCGTGGTGCTTGCCGTGGTGCTGGCCATGGTGAGGAGTACCGGCCTCTCGCACCATCATCTCGTTGCAGGCATCAATAGACATGCCAATGATGGGGGAGAGGAAAAGCAGACCGAGAATGACCCACAGGGCCTTTCGGCACTTTCGCTTGGGCTGCTCGGTCTGGGCCTCGGGGTCAACGTTGTCGAGCTGCTTGGAGGGAGCCTCCTCGAGAGTAGCCTCCTCGTAAGAGGGAGCCTTCTCGTCAAGGGGCTGGGAGTCAATGGGGAGTTTCTGGTCGGTGGTGGACATGTTGCTGGAACTGTTTGTGTAACTTGGAGGAAGATGGGTCAGCTCTGAAAAGTATATCGCGTCTTTAGGACACATTATTAACTGTTAGCTATCGCCACTGCCTTTAAGTTCGCTGCAACCAAAGATAGACAAGTGACGTGAGACCATGCACGGAGAGCAGTGGGGACATTGTGGGCGATACAGAAGCTGGTGCGCAAAAGAAGGGATAGCCCTTCTTGtcctgtcacgtgacgcaTTTGTGCAACAAACACTGGGGGGTATTACGGCTCTAGAACATGCAATATTGTTTATCCCTCACCCACCCTTTGCTCCATATTCGTCTGTACACTTTGGTTGTCTCATGCTCCACCCAAACACAGTTTGGCTAAGAATTCTATCAAACACAGCTAAGCCTGTGTGACAGGCTTTTGGACGCTAATTGAAATAACACGCCGGAGCCTGGAATGCCAGATAATTGCTCTCCAGCCCATCCAGCCCTTCTTTGGATACTGTTTATCGCTCATGTTCACTTTCTAATATGCAGCAAAAGTTGCGCGGGAATTAAGTGGCGGTGCAGCCGTGGCGGTGCATGGCCGAGTTGCAACAGAGGCTGCAAGTCGCCAGTGGAGGCCAAGTGAAATACGAGTCTATCCGGTACGACACGATTGAGTTGAAATTTAATCAAATcagataaaaaaaagagagaaaaaaagaaaaaagaataCTGATATAATGGGGTATATGAGAGGGGTTTTTTAGGGGAATAATCCAGCTACATAGTTTTCACGCTGCTTCGCCCGTGGATCTAGGGGTAAGAGCGAGCCCACTTCACCCAGGATATGCCACAGCCTTGGCGCCCCAGATGGTGATAATATAGGTCTGGACATTCATTCAATGCTTAATTGCGCATCTAGAGCATTAGTCTACAAAATTTACTGTAGGTGTTTTTCAATGTACAGAGTCATTTCACACTTACTGAATATAGGGAGGGTTCATAACTACACACTGCATACGTTAATGGCCAGTGACCAGTCAATTCTGTGACCTACCACCTCTCGCTACCGTTTTCCGTAAATGTTACAATAATTACATGACTTGGTCTACTCCTCGTCGACGAAACCTCCCTGCTTGCAAAGCGAGTAGAACAACGAGTCCTTtcgcttgagcagctcggcaGGAGTATCAAACTCGGCAATCTCGCCCTGGTTGAGCACCACAATCTTGTCCGAGTCCAGAATGGTGTTGAGTCGATGCGCAATAGTCAGAATCGTTCGGTTCTTGAACTCGGTTCGAATAGTTTCCTGGATGATCTTGTCTGTCTCCACatcgacagcagcagtggcCTCATCCAGCACCAGAATCGAGGTGGGGGTGAGCAGAGCTCGGGCCAGACACATGAGCTGTCTCTGACCAACCGAAAAGTTGGACCCTCCCTCTTTGACCTTGGCATCCAGACCTCCCTCCATGTTGTCCACCACATGATTCTTGAGATGCGACAGCTCTAACACTCGCCACAGTTCCGAGTCCGAGTGATCGTTGTTGGGGTCCAAGTTGTCTCGAAGAGTGCCCTCAAACGCCTGTGAGTCTTGGGGAATGATGGCCAATCGAGTTCGCAGATCATGCAGACCAATCTGCGAAGTGTCCACTCCATCGATGGAAATGAATCCCTCGGCGGCCTCGATGATTCGGAACAGTGCCAACGTCAGAGAGGACTTGCCGGCTCCAGTTCGGCCAACAATACCAATCTTCTCTCTGGGCTTGATCTCGAGGTTGATCTGCTTGAGAATCAGATCCAGGCCCGCTCGATACCGAGTAGAGTAGTTGTGGAAGGTAATGCCTCCTTGCTCAGGCCAATCAATGCCGGGCTGCTTGTCAGGAATGAACTCTGGAGCCTCGGGCTTAAGGTTGGAGTACTCTAGGATTCGCTCGACAGAAACAATGTTggtctccacctccacagTCATTCGCACAATCCAGTTGAGAGACTGGGTGATAGAAAGAGCGTAGGACATGGACAGACCAATGATACCGGGAGTCATGAGAttggccttgagctgcagcacggagaaggaggctgcaGCTAGAATGATGATGGATCCGATGAACTCCAGACGCACAGCCAGCCATCGGTTGGCAGAAACAGACGGGAAGTATGCCTCCATGTTCTGATCAACTCGAGCCTCGTTGACAAAGTTGAACCGACTCTGTTGGCTGTATGCTCGAATGGTAGAAACACCTCCGAGGGTCTCCTGGAAGTGAGCGAAGATGGGCGATCGAGACACAGAGTCCAGACGCTTGAGCTCTCGAGAAGTTCGCAGGTAGTATCGCTGGTAGTAGATGTAGAGGAAGAGCAGGGGCAGAATAAACAGAATGAAGGGAGGAGTGGACCAAGAAATAACAATCAGGGTGAAAAGAaccttgatggtgttggagaagaactGAACAAAAGTTCGACCCAGAACCTGGTCCAC
This genomic interval from Yarrowia lipolytica chromosome 1E, complete sequence contains the following:
- a CDS encoding uncharacterized protein (Compare to YALI0E25047g, no similarity), which translates into the protein MCPKDAIYFSELTHLPPSYTNSSSNMSTTDQKLPIDSQPLDEKAPSYEEATLEEAPSKQLDNVDPEAQTEQPKRKCRKALWVILGLLFLSPIIGMSIDACNEMMVREAGTPHHGQHHGKHHGEHHGEHHGNNQMMPAGDRHGKHHGMMRGRPHGMMRPGNMPCDEDKKQMQTVRVHYILPNGEHKVAEIHGGRFFPGRPQPEEQEKPEDKSEDKVEEESDSDSDSDSDSDSDSDSDSDDEEETVQVAPVPQVE